In the genome of Deltaproteobacteria bacterium, the window GGGGGTCGCTTGAGCGTACGCCCTGAGCTAGCGTCCGGCGCACGGAGGATCTCATGACCCACAACGATGCCATCCGGTTGTTTGCCAAGACCCTGCAGAACCTCGAGCGGTGGATGGACAAGGCCACCGAGCACGCGAAGGCCAAATCCTTCGAGGTCGACGTGCTTGCCCAGGCTCGCCTGGCGCCGGACCAGTACGCGTTCGTCCGCCAGGTGCAGTCCGCCTGCGACCAGGCGAAGTACGCGGCCGCGTACCTCGGCGGCAAGCAGGCGCCGTCGCACCCGGACACCGAGCAGACGTTCGCCGAGCTGCGGCAGCGGATCCAGAAGTGTCTCAGCTTCCTCGAGACCGTCCAGGCGAAGGACCTGGCCGGAGCCGAGGAGCGGAGAGTGTCTCCGCCTTGGCTCGGCGGCCGGTGGCTTCGCGGCGACGACTACCTGGTGCACCTGGCGCTGCCGAACTTCTTCTTCCATGCGACGATGGCGTACGCGATCCTCCGCCACAACGGCGTTGAGCTCGGCAAGATGGACTACATCGGCTCGATTCCGACGAGGGAGGGCTGAGCCGTCCGGTGTAGTAACCGGCGAGTCCTTCGGCGACGGGCGATGCGGGCTCGTTCCGCCCGCCATCGCGTAGTACGCTCTGATGAACGGATACCGGCCGATGCCACCGAGGGCGCACGCCAGCGACGCGGAGCTGATGCGCCGGGTCGCCGACGGCTCCGAGGAG includes:
- a CDS encoding DUF1993 domain-containing protein, translating into MTHNDAIRLFAKTLQNLERWMDKATEHAKAKSFEVDVLAQARLAPDQYAFVRQVQSACDQAKYAAAYLGGKQAPSHPDTEQTFAELRQRIQKCLSFLETVQAKDLAGAEERRVSPPWLGGRWLRGDDYLVHLALPNFFFHATMAYAILRHNGVELGKMDYIGSIPTREG